From Aedes albopictus strain Foshan chromosome 1, AalbF5, whole genome shotgun sequence, one genomic window encodes:
- the LOC109412143 gene encoding uncharacterized protein LOC109412143 encodes MDAAVSSSTDRSLQQNPAVRRRQMRQKVLNRIRKVNIKNKGLKSFYYFTYETVAVDGRNKSGTTASTYFFNGEPCEGDEQFLKQMKRSVFVTNVAAGTRKSEIKELFDRYGKIESIQLKSRNGETIVGRQHISPYSPIVAIVKFSKKEEAERACETKDGKFQAKLVDARSNYEKENCIRVENVDPKVTKMELREHYGACGTILGISLETNDGSLILTDKEYQKLSFVCCYIRFSRRSEAKVAREMHEYIFRERKLRVELAYQKHCDPNKLSNNVLRMFFQNVGNVVALDQIPHQHMGYVCYKNPLAPETIKRLNQRVYRNKRIHFEKLDIGNLVKKQQTKSGGDAMDIGTSSIQDGGAMTSTPNASASTSSGAGSVPKKAKTKNLQKKMANTSGAAAATPGAAPKKKMPRKSAGTATKAKATEKATKTAKEEMS; translated from the exons ATGGATGCAGCGGTTTCTTCCAGCACCGATCGCAGCCTGCAGCAGAATCCGGCCGTTCGGCGTCGGCAGATGCGGCAGAAGGTGTTGAACCGCATCCGGAAGGTCAACATCAAAAACAAGGGGCTGAAGAGTTTCTACTATTTTACCTACGAAACCGTGGCGGTGGATGGCAGGAACAAATCGGGAACCACCGCATCCACCTACTTTTTCAATGGGGAACCGTGCGAGGGGGATGAGCAGTTCCTGAAGCAAA TGAAACGTAGCGTATTCGTAACCAACGTTGCCGCCGGAACGAGAAAATCGGAAATCAAGGAACTGTTCGACCGCTACGGCAAAATCGAAAGTATCCAACTGAAGTCGCGAAATGGTGAAACGATCGTAGGAAGACAGCACATTTCCCCGTACAGTCCCATCGTGGCCATCGTTAAGTTCAGCAAAAAGGAAGAAGCCGAACGCGCTTGCGAAACGAAGGATGGCAAATTCCAGGCGAAGTTGGTCGATGCTCGGTCCAATTATG AAAAAGAAAACTGTATTCGTGTTGAGAACGTAGATCCTAAGGTTACGAAAATGGAGCTAAGGGAGCATTACGGCGCTTGTGGAACTATTcttggaatttcgctggaaacgAATGACGGTTCCTTGATACTTACGGACAAGGAGTATCAAAAGCTGAGCTTTGTTTGCTGCTACATTCGCTTCAGTCGTAGGAGCGAGGCCAAGGTGGCACGGGAAATGCACGAGTACATATTCCGGGAGAGGAAGCTCCGAGTGGAGTTGGCCTACCAGAAGCACTGCGATCCAAACA AACTGAGCAACAACGTTTTGCGAATGTTTTTCCAGAACGTCGGTAATGTGGTCGCCCTGGACCAGATTCCGCACCAGCACATGGGTTACGTGTGCTACAAAAATCCTCTTGCGCCGGAAACGATCAAACGGCTGAATCAGCGCGTCTACCGCAACAAGAGAATCCACTTTGAAAAGCTAGACATCGGAAATCTGGTCAAGAAGCAGCAGACCAAGTCTGGCGGCGATGCCATGGACATTGGCACCAGCAGTATTCAGGATGGCGGAGCCATGACTTCCACGCCGAATGCCTCAGCTTCGACGTCCTCGGGAGCAGGATCCGTGCCGAAGAAGGCAAAAACGAAGAACTTGCAGAAAAAGATGGCCAACACCAGCGGGGCAGCTGCTGCAACGCCAGGAGCAGCCCCGAAGAAGAAGATGCCCAGAAAGAGCGCAGGAACTGCGACAAAGGCAAAAGCAACCGAGAAGGCCACCAAGACTGCAAAAGAGGAGATGTCGTAA